The proteins below come from a single Burkholderia humptydooensis genomic window:
- a CDS encoding Eco57I restriction-modification methylase domain-containing protein, with translation MSRRKDAVLQFDAIAIEGGLLPAEWLAKVAALQVAHQAPTDYGVPKGLNLRDELGRYWRIAEAHWNDFAAARAGASNAHALTQRFVTQLLREVLGVTDIVAGIEPQILDERSYPLTATACDGRLPLVVAPYHQRLEERDRSFGDGGRQRSAFGLLQDYLNAANTALWGIASNGLSLRLARDNASLTRPAWIEADLDRIFTEQRFADFSLLWLLIHASRFGQGQQLPQQCALEAWYAASREQGTRAREKLRVGVEDALQTLGQGFLSEAANGALRQRLASGELTPDDYFQQLLRLVYRLIFLLTIEERGLLHPDQAAPEAIRLYQDGYSLRRLRERTRRRRSWDRHTDLWQGLKPVFAGLASGQPLLALPALGGLFAIDQCPDLDHADLNNSALLAATHRLAWIPDGSSLTRINWRDMGPEELGSVYESLLELVPQVAQDGRVFRFANAEQSQGNARKTSGSYYTPDPLVQELLNSALEPVIRQRIAGASDPQAALLSITVCDPACGSGHFLLAAARRLANHLAQLRAQGTPSGDDYRQALRDVIGHCIYGVDLNPLALELARMSLWLEAMTPDKPLGFLDHHLQCGDALLGILDPATLDLGLPDAAFTPLSGDDKTLTSVLKKQNKRERESWQRALQSGDLFREEQLAARTGALEQLTDDDLGQVAAKQARWQQARAAARRSRLARLADLYMGAFLLSKTGDCLLPTSRHLWAVANNEVEPTLADAETVARAACAQARVLHWWIAFPHIAEHGGFSVMLGNPPWERIKLQEEEFFANRHGDIANARNKAERSQRIQWLSEGTLASNLDPNGHRSELACESERRMYQEFITTRRTAEATSAFVHVKRSEGGRYPMTGVGDVNTYALFAETFAQLVGQQGRTGLIVPTGIATDDSTKAFFSTISQSGRLVSLFDFENVEGVFPGVHRSYKFCLMTLGKADAARFVCFATQVSHLADSHRHFTLSPQEFAQINPNTSTCPVFRSQRDAELTKKLYRMAPVLIREAHVDENGDIVEPEANPWGMRFQTMFHMSNDSRLFRDDDSPDRLPLYEAKMIHQFDHRWVSYVGDPSRKDDLATVGLSKAQKADAGFTLRPRYWVEQCEVLARIARVPRAVSKAWLAGHQAGSPSERRSALDALWLALAQWITGELFRRDAGSVNPDGSYNDAWKLHTTPRVEHTLVSNYPACAAALRDNGITGKKAITEFVKWAQQDNSLPLTDRELAILQGIAALTAADTRDNALHTELDTWMDRRSPRWLVGWRDICRATDERTVIASVIPRAGVGHTMPLWLSPESPKKQAALLGCLNSLVLDYVARQKVGGTHLTYGYTKQLPVLPPDSYTEADLAFIVPRVLELTYTAHDLADWAADLGYTGSPFPWRPERRAHLRAELDAYYARLYGLTGEELRYILDPADVAGEDYPSETFRVLRNNELRDLGEYREESSATPLRLASVDGETRRDYVQYRTQHLVLEAFKRGIQVEDALPVQGEVMVRHVVDRASLPDGFLTRPQQDEVAETGVALAALLKAAEAPWPVCHVRLAAVLALEPRLMTPLLDAQDALDWQRLIGEEARPLSGAVLSFTPRANQAWGRAVRFLRSNGYLVEDLAAGTWAKGAELDVPAAEWAEGRARMVLAFLQARGQDFDRVIRELPDEIGGWIETAA, from the coding sequence ATGAGCCGTCGCAAGGATGCTGTGCTGCAGTTCGATGCGATCGCCATCGAAGGCGGACTGCTGCCGGCGGAGTGGCTGGCCAAGGTGGCCGCCCTGCAGGTCGCACACCAGGCCCCCACGGACTATGGCGTTCCAAAGGGCCTGAATCTGCGCGATGAACTGGGGCGCTACTGGCGTATCGCAGAGGCGCACTGGAACGATTTCGCCGCCGCCCGCGCGGGTGCGAGCAACGCCCATGCATTGACACAACGCTTCGTCACTCAACTGCTGCGCGAAGTGCTCGGCGTCACCGATATCGTTGCAGGCATCGAGCCGCAAATTCTGGATGAGCGCAGCTATCCACTCACGGCCACCGCTTGCGATGGACGGTTGCCGCTGGTGGTCGCTCCCTACCACCAGCGCCTGGAAGAGCGCGATCGCAGCTTTGGAGATGGCGGGCGCCAGCGCAGCGCCTTCGGCTTGTTGCAGGACTACCTCAATGCGGCCAACACCGCGTTGTGGGGCATCGCGAGCAATGGATTGTCGCTGCGGTTGGCGCGCGACAATGCCAGCCTGACCCGCCCGGCCTGGATCGAAGCCGATCTGGATCGCATCTTTACCGAGCAGCGTTTCGCTGACTTCTCACTGTTGTGGCTGCTGATCCACGCCAGTCGCTTCGGCCAAGGCCAACAACTGCCGCAGCAATGCGCATTGGAAGCCTGGTACGCCGCCAGCCGGGAGCAGGGCACCCGTGCCCGCGAAAAACTGCGTGTCGGTGTGGAGGACGCGCTCCAGACCCTGGGTCAAGGCTTCCTGTCCGAAGCCGCCAATGGCGCCTTGCGTCAGCGCCTGGCGAGCGGCGAACTCACGCCCGACGACTACTTCCAGCAACTACTGCGCCTGGTCTACCGGCTCATCTTCCTGCTGACCATTGAGGAGCGTGGTCTGCTGCACCCGGATCAAGCCGCCCCCGAAGCCATTCGTCTGTATCAGGACGGCTACAGCCTGCGTCGCCTGCGCGAACGCACCCGCCGCCGCCGTAGCTGGGATCGCCATACCGACCTCTGGCAGGGACTCAAACCAGTTTTTGCAGGGCTGGCCAGTGGGCAGCCGCTGCTGGCGCTGCCGGCACTGGGCGGTTTGTTCGCGATCGATCAATGCCCTGATTTGGATCACGCAGACCTGAACAACAGTGCCCTGCTGGCCGCGACTCACCGGCTGGCCTGGATACCTGATGGCAGTAGTCTCACCCGCATCAACTGGCGTGACATGGGGCCGGAAGAACTGGGGAGCGTCTATGAAAGCCTGCTGGAACTGGTGCCCCAGGTCGCCCAGGATGGCCGTGTGTTCCGCTTTGCCAATGCCGAGCAAAGCCAGGGCAATGCCCGCAAGACCAGCGGCAGTTACTACACGCCCGACCCTCTGGTACAGGAATTGCTGAACTCCGCGCTGGAGCCGGTCATCCGCCAGCGCATAGCGGGTGCCAGCGATCCGCAGGCCGCACTCCTGTCCATTACCGTTTGTGATCCGGCCTGCGGTAGCGGCCACTTCCTGCTCGCCGCTGCAAGGCGATTGGCCAACCACCTGGCGCAATTGCGCGCTCAAGGCACGCCCAGCGGCGACGACTACCGTCAGGCGCTGCGCGACGTCATTGGCCACTGCATCTACGGCGTGGATTTGAACCCGCTTGCGCTGGAACTGGCGCGCATGTCCCTGTGGCTGGAAGCCATGACGCCCGACAAGCCCTTGGGCTTTCTCGATCACCACCTGCAATGCGGCGATGCCCTGCTCGGCATCCTCGACCCAGCCACGCTCGACCTGGGCCTCCCGGATGCCGCCTTCACTCCCTTGAGCGGCGACGACAAGACCCTGACCAGTGTCCTGAAAAAACAGAACAAGCGGGAACGGGAAAGCTGGCAGCGTGCTCTGCAAAGCGGCGATCTGTTTCGTGAGGAACAACTGGCTGCCCGCACCGGTGCACTGGAGCAACTGACCGACGACGACCTGGGCCAGGTAGCCGCCAAGCAGGCTCGCTGGCAGCAGGCCCGCGCAGCCGCCCGGCGGAGCCGCCTTGCCCGTCTGGCCGACCTGTATATGGGCGCCTTCCTACTGTCCAAGACTGGCGACTGCCTGCTGCCCACTTCGCGCCACCTATGGGCGGTGGCCAACAACGAAGTGGAGCCAACTTTGGCCGACGCGGAAACGGTTGCTCGGGCCGCTTGTGCTCAGGCTCGGGTGCTGCACTGGTGGATAGCCTTCCCTCACATCGCCGAACATGGTGGGTTCAGCGTGATGCTGGGCAACCCGCCGTGGGAACGCATCAAGTTGCAAGAAGAGGAGTTCTTCGCCAACCGCCACGGCGATATCGCCAACGCTAGGAACAAGGCCGAACGCAGTCAACGCATCCAGTGGCTGAGTGAAGGAACGTTGGCCAGCAATTTGGATCCGAATGGGCATCGCTCTGAACTGGCGTGCGAAAGCGAACGTCGCATGTACCAAGAGTTCATCACTACCCGCCGCACCGCTGAGGCCACCAGCGCCTTCGTTCACGTCAAGCGCAGCGAGGGAGGACGCTATCCTATGACCGGTGTCGGCGACGTCAACACATATGCGCTGTTTGCCGAGACCTTCGCGCAACTGGTGGGGCAGCAGGGGCGCACGGGGCTGATCGTGCCCACTGGCATCGCTACCGACGATTCCACCAAGGCGTTCTTCTCCACTATCAGCCAATCTGGGCGACTGGTCAGCCTGTTCGACTTTGAGAACGTCGAAGGGGTGTTCCCCGGCGTGCATCGCAGTTACAAATTCTGCCTAATGACTCTGGGCAAAGCGGACGCTGCGCGATTTGTCTGCTTTGCCACTCAGGTTAGCCACTTAGCCGATTCCCACCGCCACTTCACCCTGAGCCCGCAGGAGTTCGCCCAGATCAATCCCAACACCAGTACCTGCCCGGTGTTTCGCAGCCAACGCGACGCGGAACTGACGAAAAAACTCTATCGCATGGCGCCGGTGTTGATTCGCGAAGCGCACGTGGACGAAAACGGCGATATTGTGGAACCGGAAGCCAACCCCTGGGGTATGCGCTTCCAAACCATGTTCCATATGTCCAATGACAGCCGTTTGTTCCGAGACGATGATTCACCGGATCGCTTGCCCCTGTACGAAGCCAAGATGATCCACCAGTTCGACCATCGCTGGGTCAGCTACGTGGGCGATCCCTCCCGTAAGGATGATTTGGCCACGGTGGGCTTGAGCAAGGCGCAAAAAGCCGATGCGGGCTTCACCCTGCGCCCGCGCTATTGGGTCGAGCAGTGTGAAGTGCTGGCTCGCATCGCTCGCGTCCCTCGCGCCGTCAGCAAAGCTTGGTTGGCCGGGCACCAGGCTGGCTCTCCAAGCGAGCGGCGCAGTGCACTGGATGCCCTGTGGCTGGCGCTGGCCCAGTGGATCACCGGCGAACTCTTCCGACGTGACGCCGGCTCTGTCAATCCTGACGGTAGCTACAACGATGCCTGGAAACTGCATACCACCCCGCGTGTGGAACATACCTTGGTCAGCAATTACCCTGCCTGCGCTGCGGCTCTGCGCGACAACGGAATCACCGGCAAAAAGGCCATCACTGAATTTGTGAAATGGGCACAGCAGGACAACAGCCTGCCGCTCACCGACCGCGAACTCGCGATTCTGCAAGGTATCGCCGCGCTAACCGCCGCAGATACCCGCGACAACGCCCTGCATACCGAACTCGACACCTGGATGGATCGCCGCAGTCCTCGCTGGTTGGTGGGCTGGCGGGATATTTGCCGTGCCACGGACGAGCGCACCGTAATCGCTTCGGTGATTCCGCGGGCTGGCGTAGGGCACACCATGCCATTGTGGCTATCACCAGAATCGCCCAAGAAACAAGCGGCGTTGCTTGGATGCTTGAATTCGCTCGTCCTCGATTACGTTGCGCGGCAAAAAGTCGGGGGAACACATCTCACCTATGGCTACACCAAGCAGCTTCCTGTGTTGCCTCCCGATAGCTACACCGAAGCCGATCTGGCCTTTATCGTCCCGCGCGTACTGGAACTGACCTACACCGCCCACGACTTGGCTGACTGGGCTGCCGACCTTGGCTATACCGGCTCACCCTTCCCTTGGCGCCCCGAACGCCGTGCCCATCTGCGTGCCGAACTCGATGCTTACTACGCCAGGCTCTACGGTCTCACCGGGGAAGAACTGCGCTACATCCTCGATCCCGCCGACGTGGCCGGCGAAGACTACCCTAGCGAAACCTTCCGCGTACTCCGAAATAATGAGCTGCGGGATCTCGGGGAGTACAGGGAGGAGTCGTCAGCTACGCCCCTTCGATTGGCCAGTGTCGATGGCGAAACCCGTCGCGACTACGTGCAGTACCGAACCCAGCATCTGGTGTTGGAAGCCTTCAAGCGGGGTATCCAGGTAGAAGACGCATTGCCTGTTCAGGGTGAAGTCATGGTTCGGCACGTCGTAGACCGCGCATCCCTGCCTGATGGATTCTTGACACGACCACAACAGGATGAAGTCGCTGAGACGGGGGTGGCCCTGGCCGCCTTGCTCAAGGCTGCGGAAGCCCCATGGCCAGTGTGCCATGTACGCCTTGCTGCCGTCTTGGCGCTTGAGCCCAGGCTGATGACGCCTTTGCTGGACGCGCAGGATGCTCTGGATTGGCAACGTCTGATAGGCGAAGAAGCCAGGCCGCTCTCCGGAGCGGTGTTGAGCTTCACACCGCGTGCAAATCAGGCTTGGGGCAGAGCTGTGCGTTTCCTGCGAAGCAATGGCTACCTGGTTGAAGATCTGGCGGCGGGAACTTGGGCCAAAGGTGCCGAACTGGATGTTCCTGCTGCCGAATGGGCCGAAGGGCGCGCCCGGATGGTTCTTGCTTTCCTGCAAGCGCGAGGACAGGACTTCGATCGTGTCATTCGTGAGTTGCCTGACGAGATAGGGGGATGGATTGAAACCGCAGCCTGA
- a CDS encoding helicase-related protein, with protein sequence MSIPQYTPGSLIHARGREWIVQPGSVPPLLRLRPLSGNEEDGALIHIDLEPSIESAHFPPPDPSLEGSQGEAILLSDSLRLALRRGAGPFRSFGNIAVEPRTYQLVPLLMALRLDPVRLLIADDVGIGKTIEAALIARELQDRGEIQRMAILCPPHLVEQWLRELNDRFHLHAVAVTATSAARLERGIPVGESLFQVHPVTVVSLDYIKSERHRHDFIRACPEFVIVDEAHTCVSAGQARQLRFELLRALAANNARHLVLLTATPHSGDQDTFYSLLGLLKPGFAALATASGDTKERLRDQLALHFVQRRRPDIDEWQDGSIFPRRETAELTYRLGGPWENFFQDVLDYCREVVQRAGGDERSQRLSFWGTLALMRCVASSPAAAVQALRTRLLAEQVEQAPEDILGPLFDGAEDALSEDDVVPAADTGDPALLDLLNKAETLAGEESDPKLRLLGSHLKQLIDDGFNPVVFCRYIATARYLHNHLTGRFRGVTVEVVTGEFPAEERERRVDALGEAERRLLIATDCLSEGINLQENLDAVVHYDLSWNPTRHEQREGRVDRFGQTSPRVRATLIYGANNPVDGAVLQVILRKAEKIRQELGVPVPLPDDDHTLTQALMKAVMLRSERAGGPQRSFDFDDYEESRALDVRWTGLAEKAKKNRTVFAQRRLRPADILPEWERMRAVLGSGEDVKRFTTQAMARLGAGLSPRARGTAAPISALPATLRERLAAEGVDGDLRIDFNQPPAPRCRFIHRSHPLIATLADELLERSLAGKTHDGQQLATLGRIGVWRSQAVQSVTSVLLLRLRHQISTVRDGRNHTLLVEEALPVAWQGRTDPVEIHGDQLLAWLEAPAQGNLPDVVRRREMHNLLETLQQRQEQLQRLADTQAERLLADHRRVREAADARGRYEVRALKPVDVIAAYVLMPGGAV encoded by the coding sequence ATGTCTATTCCTCAATACACCCCGGGCTCCCTGATACATGCGCGCGGGCGCGAATGGATCGTGCAGCCCGGCAGCGTTCCCCCATTGTTGCGTTTGCGGCCCTTGTCCGGCAATGAAGAGGACGGCGCACTGATCCACATTGACCTGGAACCCAGCATCGAATCCGCTCACTTCCCGCCACCCGATCCCTCGCTGGAGGGCAGTCAGGGCGAAGCCATCCTGCTCTCCGATTCGCTGCGCTTGGCATTGCGTCGCGGAGCCGGTCCTTTCCGCAGCTTCGGCAACATCGCGGTAGAGCCGCGTACCTATCAACTGGTGCCGCTGTTGATGGCGTTGCGTCTTGATCCGGTGCGCCTGCTGATCGCCGACGACGTGGGGATCGGCAAGACCATCGAGGCCGCCCTGATCGCGCGCGAGCTGCAGGATCGCGGCGAGATCCAGCGTATGGCCATCTTGTGTCCGCCGCACCTTGTCGAACAGTGGCTGCGCGAACTCAACGACCGCTTTCACCTGCACGCGGTAGCTGTCACCGCGACCAGTGCAGCCCGATTGGAGCGCGGCATCCCGGTCGGTGAATCGTTGTTCCAGGTGCACCCAGTCACCGTCGTCAGTCTCGACTACATCAAGTCCGAGCGCCATCGTCACGACTTCATCCGTGCCTGCCCGGAGTTCGTTATCGTCGACGAAGCACACACCTGCGTCAGCGCGGGCCAAGCTCGGCAACTGCGCTTCGAGTTGTTGCGTGCGCTGGCAGCCAACAACGCGCGCCACCTGGTTCTGCTCACCGCCACCCCTCACAGCGGCGACCAGGATACGTTCTACAGCTTGCTGGGGCTGCTGAAACCGGGGTTCGCTGCGCTGGCGACCGCCAGCGGCGATACCAAGGAAAGGCTGCGCGATCAGTTGGCGTTGCACTTCGTGCAGCGGCGGCGCCCCGACATCGACGAATGGCAGGACGGCAGCATCTTCCCCCGGCGCGAAACTGCCGAGCTGACCTATCGCCTTGGAGGCCCGTGGGAAAACTTCTTTCAGGACGTGCTCGACTACTGTCGTGAAGTGGTACAACGCGCGGGTGGGGACGAGCGGAGTCAGCGACTCAGCTTCTGGGGCACCCTGGCCTTGATGCGCTGCGTCGCCAGCAGCCCGGCCGCGGCCGTACAGGCGCTGCGCACCCGCTTGCTGGCCGAACAGGTGGAACAGGCGCCTGAAGATATCCTCGGCCCGCTGTTCGATGGCGCGGAAGATGCGCTCAGCGAAGACGATGTGGTGCCAGCCGCTGACACCGGCGATCCTGCCCTGCTCGACCTGTTGAACAAGGCCGAAACACTGGCCGGTGAAGAGAGCGATCCCAAACTGCGTCTGCTCGGCAGCCACCTTAAGCAGCTTATCGACGATGGCTTCAATCCCGTGGTGTTCTGCCGCTACATCGCCACCGCCCGCTACCTGCATAACCATCTGACAGGCAGATTCCGCGGTGTCACCGTGGAAGTGGTGACGGGTGAATTCCCGGCCGAAGAGCGGGAGCGTCGTGTCGATGCCCTGGGCGAAGCCGAGCGTCGCCTGCTGATTGCCACTGACTGCCTGTCCGAAGGCATCAACCTGCAGGAAAACCTCGATGCCGTCGTCCATTACGACCTGTCCTGGAACCCCACGCGCCACGAGCAGCGTGAAGGCCGGGTTGATCGTTTCGGCCAGACCAGCCCCAGGGTGCGCGCCACCCTGATCTATGGCGCCAATAACCCGGTGGATGGTGCCGTACTGCAGGTTATCTTGCGCAAGGCGGAAAAGATCCGTCAGGAACTGGGCGTGCCAGTGCCACTGCCCGACGACGACCACACCCTCACCCAGGCGCTGATGAAGGCCGTGATGCTGCGCAGCGAACGTGCAGGCGGCCCGCAACGCTCCTTTGATTTCGATGACTACGAGGAAAGCCGGGCACTCGACGTCCGCTGGACCGGCCTGGCCGAAAAAGCTAAGAAGAACCGCACCGTATTCGCCCAGCGCCGCTTGCGGCCTGCTGACATACTGCCGGAATGGGAGCGCATGCGTGCCGTGCTTGGCAGCGGCGAAGACGTCAAGCGTTTTACCACCCAAGCCATGGCGCGTCTGGGGGCGGGATTGTCGCCGCGCGCCCGTGGAACCGCCGCGCCCATCAGCGCCTTGCCCGCAACGCTGCGGGAGCGGCTGGCAGCCGAAGGCGTGGATGGCGATTTGCGCATCGACTTCAACCAGCCCCCTGCGCCGCGCTGCCGTTTCATCCACCGCAGCCACCCGTTGATCGCTACCCTGGCCGACGAACTGCTGGAGCGTTCCTTGGCGGGGAAAACCCATGACGGCCAGCAACTGGCCACGCTGGGCCGGATCGGCGTCTGGCGCAGCCAGGCGGTGCAGAGCGTCACCTCGGTGCTGTTGCTACGCCTGCGGCACCAGATCAGCACCGTCCGCGATGGCCGTAACCATACCTTGCTGGTCGAAGAGGCCCTGCCCGTGGCCTGGCAAGGCCGTACCGATCCAGTTGAAATTCATGGTGATCAATTGCTTGCCTGGCTGGAGGCGCCAGCCCAAGGCAATCTGCCGGACGTGGTGCGTCGGCGCGAAATGCACAACCTGCTGGAGACGCTGCAGCAGCGCCAGGAGCAACTGCAACGCCTCGCCGATACCCAGGCCGAAAGACTGCTGGCAGATCACCGGCGCGTGCGCGAAGCCGCCGATGCACGGGGCCGCTATGAAGTCCGCGCACTCAAGCCGGTGGACGTCATTGCCGCCTATGTCCTGATGCCTGGAGGTGCTGTATGA